A DNA window from Gemella massiliensis contains the following coding sequences:
- a CDS encoding Tex family protein, whose translation MYETITKNLAVKLGIKDKYIINVLNLLEEGNTIAFIARYRKELTNSLDEVAIKQIQDEFNYLKSLQERKEEVIRLIDEKGLLTSQLKDDILAQEKLQRVEDLYRPFKEKKRTKATIAKEKGLEPLAEYIIKLPKDDKVLEKAAEKYINVEKEVNSKEEAISYALDIIAENISDNAKYREYVLENTKKYGSVVSTLKKDGAEKDENTTYKNYYDYSERVSKIASHRILALNRAEKEGIIRVGIENDKERLCQYILKGIVRNRETVVRELLFYCIEDSMKRLIYPSIEREIRSELTKIAEEDSVGIFSENLKQLLMQTPLKNKKVLGVDPAFRTGCKMAVVDEYGNYIDKMVIYPHKPASKEKQEQAKKDIIKFINKHNINLIAIGNGTASRETESFVVETLKNNNLKIDYVIVNEAGASVYSASEIAREEFPDFNVEERSAVSIARRIQDPLSELVKIDPKSIGVGQYQHDITQKYLEKELGFVVETAVNKVGVNVNTASVSLLSYVSGINKQIAKNIVEYRKENGKIETIKEISKVPRLGKKTFEQCVGFFRIPDGDNVFDRTGIHPESYKIAEDLLKELGVKTDEIGTKEFKEKVDNINIKVLAEKLNAGVETLKDIIQDLKRPARDERELFDKPLLKSDILTIEDLKVGVKLAGTIRNITQFGAFVDVGLKQDALIHISKISKSYIKNPLDVLHVGQIVDVFVIEIDAKRGRVSLAMFND comes from the coding sequence ATGTACGAAACTATAACAAAAAATTTAGCTGTTAAGTTGGGAATAAAAGATAAATATATTATCAATGTTTTAAACTTATTAGAAGAAGGAAATACAATAGCTTTTATTGCCAGATATAGAAAAGAATTGACAAATTCTTTAGATGAGGTAGCTATAAAACAAATTCAAGATGAATTTAATTATTTAAAATCTTTACAGGAAAGAAAAGAGGAGGTAATTCGTTTAATTGATGAGAAAGGTTTGTTAACTTCTCAATTAAAAGATGATATATTAGCCCAAGAAAAACTTCAAAGAGTTGAAGATTTATATAGACCGTTTAAAGAAAAAAAGAGAACCAAAGCGACGATTGCAAAAGAGAAGGGCTTAGAGCCATTAGCAGAGTATATTATTAAATTACCGAAAGATGATAAAGTTTTAGAAAAAGCGGCGGAAAAATATATTAATGTAGAAAAAGAAGTAAATTCAAAAGAAGAAGCTATTTCTTATGCTTTAGATATTATTGCCGAAAATATTTCGGATAATGCGAAGTATCGTGAATATGTATTGGAAAATACAAAAAAATATGGCAGTGTTGTTTCAACGTTAAAAAAAGACGGAGCTGAAAAAGATGAAAATACAACCTATAAAAATTATTATGATTACAGCGAAAGAGTATCAAAAATAGCTTCTCATAGAATATTAGCATTAAATAGAGCTGAAAAAGAGGGAATTATCAGAGTTGGTATTGAAAATGATAAAGAACGTCTATGCCAATATATTTTAAAAGGAATAGTAAGAAATCGTGAAACTGTTGTTCGCGAATTATTGTTTTATTGTATAGAAGATAGCATGAAAAGGTTAATTTATCCATCTATCGAAAGAGAAATTCGCAGTGAATTAACAAAAATTGCTGAAGAAGATTCCGTAGGTATTTTTTCTGAGAATTTAAAACAACTACTTATGCAAACTCCTTTAAAAAATAAAAAAGTATTGGGTGTGGATCCGGCGTTTAGAACAGGTTGCAAAATGGCAGTTGTTGATGAATATGGAAATTATATTGATAAAATGGTAATTTATCCACATAAGCCTGCAAGCAAAGAAAAACAGGAGCAGGCAAAAAAAGATATAATTAAGTTTATTAACAAACATAATATTAATTTAATAGCTATAGGTAACGGTACAGCTTCAAGGGAAACAGAAAGTTTCGTGGTAGAAACATTAAAAAATAATAACCTAAAAATTGACTATGTAATAGTAAATGAAGCGGGGGCTAGTGTTTATTCAGCCAGCGAAATAGCACGTGAAGAATTTCCGGATTTTAATGTTGAAGAAAGAAGTGCAGTATCAATTGCAAGACGTATTCAAGATCCGTTAAGTGAACTTGTAAAAATAGATCCGAAATCTATTGGGGTAGGACAGTATCAACATGATATTACTCAAAAATATTTGGAAAAAGAATTAGGTTTTGTGGTAGAAACGGCGGTAAATAAAGTTGGTGTTAACGTAAACACCGCTTCGGTATCTTTGTTGTCTTATGTTTCGGGAATAAATAAACAGATTGCGAAAAATATAGTTGAATATCGTAAGGAAAATGGTAAAATAGAAACAATAAAAGAAATTTCTAAAGTACCACGTCTTGGTAAAAAAACTTTTGAACAATGTGTTGGATTTTTCAGAATACCGGACGGTGATAATGTTTTTGATAGAACAGGAATTCACCCGGAAAGTTACAAAATAGCAGAGGATTTGTTAAAAGAACTGGGTGTTAAAACTGATGAAATAGGGACTAAAGAATTTAAAGAAAAAGTAGATAATATTAATATAAAAGTTCTTGCTGAAAAACTAAATGCAGGAGTGGAAACTTTAAAAGATATAATACAGGATCTGAAACGACCGGCACGTGATGAAAGAGAATTATTTGATAAACCACTTTTAAAATCAGATATATTGACAATAGAAGATTTAAAAGTTGGTGTTAAATTAGCAGGTACAATTAGAAATATTACGCAATTTGGTGCTTTTGTCGATGTCGGTTTAAAACAAGATGCTTTAATTCATATTTCAAAAATAAGTAAAAGTTATATAAAAAATCCGTTAGATGTCCTTCACGTTGGGCAAATAGTAGATGTTTTCGTAATAGAAATAGATGCAAAACGTGGACGAGTATCCTTGGCGATGTTTAACGATTAG
- a CDS encoding acyltransferase family protein: MNKHKYLPSIDSLRAIAVLAVIIYHIDVNYLPGGFLGVDLFFVLSGYLISSLIIKEYKKTGTLNLYNFYIRRARRLLPAVYFMITVVLIIITLFNGVLLNKSHLDAVFGYIYTSNWWYIFHKLNYFDSFGSQSPFKHLWSLAIEEQFYMFFPLIFLIFNRKKKNNDNSYKINKNFKYIVLGLISISLIVHIPLFDINNVSRIYFGTDTRAFSLLVGVMGAILYPMEKLSEKVTLKENRLYSLISLISIMSLIAVMLYTSEYNIWLYRGGFLLVAVLCLVVIISTGRQHTFMSKILSFKPIVFIGKISYSLYLWHFPILVLTTPVSEIGSPKIFYVILRIVLTFIVATASYMLIETPIRKLGFVNFINLLFKRITNLRLKTRKIIITMGSLATLIFIMGLFGKGVPFVSTAFVKEMANTGESQFVENNENNTGNNQQGNNEKQEEKQEKEQGEYTTLIVLGDSLTVDIGKKMKEKYPGVLINGKISRQLTEAATVANSYAKYNSEDTAIVFQLGTNGPFTESQLETLIKKFDKSDIYFVNVRVPRAWEKTVNTELNSIKEKHPNVTVIDWYSVAIQHPEYFEPDKVHLVQTGVDEMISLIQKSFKKQINLK, encoded by the coding sequence ATGAATAAACATAAATATTTACCAAGTATAGATAGTTTGAGAGCAATTGCAGTGCTTGCGGTAATTATTTATCATATTGATGTTAACTATTTGCCAGGTGGTTTTTTAGGAGTAGATTTATTTTTCGTCCTTTCCGGTTATTTGATTAGTTCATTAATTATAAAAGAGTATAAAAAAACAGGAACGTTGAATTTGTATAATTTTTATATTCGTCGTGCGAGAAGATTACTGCCGGCAGTTTATTTTATGATAACTGTAGTATTGATAATTATTACTCTATTTAATGGAGTTTTATTAAATAAAAGTCATTTGGATGCAGTGTTTGGATACATTTATACTAGTAACTGGTGGTATATTTTCCACAAGTTAAATTATTTTGATTCTTTCGGTTCGCAAAGTCCATTCAAACACCTTTGGTCACTTGCTATTGAAGAACAGTTTTATATGTTTTTCCCATTAATATTTTTAATATTCAATCGCAAGAAAAAAAATAATGATAACAGTTATAAAATAAATAAAAACTTTAAATACATTGTTTTAGGTTTAATAAGTATATCATTAATTGTCCATATACCATTATTTGATATTAATAATGTTAGTCGAATTTACTTTGGAACGGATACTCGTGCTTTTTCGCTTTTAGTTGGGGTAATGGGGGCGATATTATATCCAATGGAAAAATTAAGTGAAAAAGTAACTTTAAAAGAAAATAGATTGTATAGCCTGATTTCATTAATCTCTATTATGTCGCTTATAGCAGTAATGTTATACACTTCTGAATATAATATATGGTTATATCGTGGTGGATTTTTATTAGTCGCTGTACTTTGTTTAGTAGTTATAATTTCTACCGGACGTCAACATACATTTATGTCGAAGATATTGTCGTTTAAACCTATTGTTTTTATTGGAAAGATTTCTTATAGTTTATATTTATGGCATTTTCCGATTTTGGTATTGACAACACCGGTTTCAGAAATAGGAAGCCCTAAAATATTTTATGTTATATTAAGAATTGTTTTAACATTTATTGTAGCGACAGCCAGTTATATGCTGATAGAAACTCCAATAAGAAAATTAGGTTTTGTTAACTTTATAAATCTCTTGTTCAAAAGAATTACAAACTTAAGATTAAAAACACGAAAAATAATAATAACGATGGGAAGTTTAGCGACGCTGATTTTTATAATGGGATTATTTGGCAAAGGTGTTCCGTTCGTCTCGACAGCATTTGTAAAGGAGATGGCTAACACGGGAGAAAGTCAATTTGTGGAAAATAATGAAAACAATACGGGTAATAATCAGCAAGGCAATAATGAGAAACAAGAAGAAAAGCAAGAAAAAGAACAAGGAGAATATACAACACTTATCGTTTTAGGAGATTCTCTTACCGTTGATATCGGTAAAAAAATGAAAGAAAAATATCCGGGAGTTTTAATTAACGGGAAGATAAGTAGACAATTAACTGAAGCTGCTACTGTTGCAAATAGCTATGCAAAATATAATAGTGAAGATACAGCTATAGTATTTCAACTTGGAACAAACGGCCCGTTTACTGAAAGTCAATTAGAAACTTTAATCAAAAAATTTGATAAATCGGATATTTACTTTGTTAATGTAAGAGTACCACGTGCTTGGGAGAAAACTGTAAATACAGAATTAAACAGTATAAAAGAAAAACATCCTAATGTTACAGTAATAGATTGGTATTCTGTGGCAATTCAACACCCCGAATATTTTGAACCTGATAAAGTTCATTTAGTTCAAACCGGAGTAGATGAAATGATATCTTTAATACAGAAAAGTTTTAAAAAACAGATAAATTTAAAATAA
- the malQ gene encoding 4-alpha-glucanotransferase: MKTRSSGVLMHITSLPNKLGIGTFGKSAYDFVDFLEETEQTYWQILPLTTTSYGDSPYQSFSAVAGNTNLIDFDLLKEDGLLTKEDYFTVNFGNDLAVVDYALLYEKRRPILEKAVINALENIKYADEIELFKNNNESWLVDYAEYMAIKEHFGYQTFIYWENDIKRAKPCVREQYRLKLADIIEYYTVTQYFFFKQWFELKGYANKKGIKIIGDMPIYVSADSVEMWTKPELFKVDNNNDPLYVAGCPADDFSSEGQLWGNPVYNWEKHKEQNFRWWVYRIKESFKLYDVLRIDHFKGFSDYWQVEKAAITAKVGTWEEGPGIELFEAVKKQLGTLPIIAENLGFIDSKVEKLLLDLGYPGMKVLQFAFGGGDNLYLPHHYTQNSVAYTGTHDNDVVNGWYSELDDQGKMFVNTYLDRRADESITQAMIRGIHSSASNLSIITMQDLLDKGADSRMNIPSTVGGNWQWRMKAGELEEKHKKFLKEITILYSRERVTNATNI, translated from the coding sequence ATGAAAACTCGTTCAAGTGGTGTACTTATGCATATTACATCATTGCCCAATAAGTTAGGAATTGGAACTTTTGGAAAAAGTGCATATGATTTTGTCGATTTTTTAGAAGAAACAGAGCAAACGTATTGGCAAATATTGCCATTAACAACAACAAGTTATGGAGATTCTCCTTATCAATCATTTTCTGCCGTAGCCGGAAATACGAATTTGATTGATTTTGATTTATTGAAAGAGGACGGATTATTAACAAAAGAAGACTATTTTACTGTTAATTTTGGTAATGATTTAGCGGTAGTAGATTATGCGTTACTTTATGAAAAAAGACGACCGATATTGGAAAAAGCGGTGATAAATGCGTTAGAAAATATTAAATATGCAGATGAAATAGAATTATTTAAAAATAATAATGAAAGTTGGTTAGTTGATTATGCTGAGTATATGGCGATAAAAGAACATTTCGGGTATCAAACATTTATTTATTGGGAAAATGATATAAAAAGAGCAAAACCTTGTGTACGTGAACAATATCGTCTGAAATTGGCTGATATAATAGAATATTATACGGTAACACAATATTTTTTCTTTAAACAATGGTTTGAATTAAAAGGATATGCTAATAAAAAAGGTATTAAAATTATAGGTGATATGCCGATTTATGTGTCAGCTGACAGCGTTGAAATGTGGACAAAGCCTGAGTTATTTAAAGTAGATAATAATAATGATCCGCTTTATGTAGCGGGTTGCCCGGCAGATGATTTCAGTTCAGAAGGGCAGCTATGGGGGAATCCGGTCTATAATTGGGAAAAACATAAAGAGCAGAATTTTAGATGGTGGGTATATCGCATTAAGGAAAGTTTTAAATTATATGATGTATTAAGAATAGACCATTTTAAAGGTTTTTCTGATTATTGGCAGGTTGAAAAAGCGGCGATTACAGCTAAAGTAGGTACGTGGGAAGAAGGACCCGGTATTGAGCTGTTTGAAGCGGTAAAAAAACAACTAGGTACTTTACCTATTATTGCGGAAAATTTAGGATTTATAGATTCGAAGGTTGAAAAATTACTGTTGGATTTGGGATACCCCGGTATGAAGGTACTTCAATTTGCGTTTGGCGGAGGGGATAACCTTTATTTACCGCATCATTATACGCAAAACAGTGTTGCGTATACGGGAACGCATGATAATGATGTTGTGAATGGTTGGTATAGCGAACTTGATGATCAAGGGAAGATGTTTGTTAATACTTATCTAGATAGACGAGCAGATGAATCTATAACACAAGCAATGATACGTGGTATTCACTCATCTGCGAGTAACTTGTCAATTATAACAATGCAAGATTTATTGGATAAAGGAGCGGATAGTCGTATGAATATACCGTCAACGGTCGGCGGGAACTGGCAGTGGCGTATGAAAGCTGGAGAGTTAGAGGAAAAACATAAAAAATTTTTAAAAGAAATCACTATATTATACTCACGAGAAAGGGTAACTAATGCAACAAATATTTAG
- a CDS encoding MetQ/NlpA family ABC transporter substrate-binding protein: MKKLLSFTVSLLALVLILTACSTKNDSHNKEEKTTIKVASHTSPMTDMLEMIKEDLQKEGYNLEIVKVSDNVQANVALNNKEVDANFFQHKPFMEQFNQKNNAHLVAVQPIYNATVSFYSKNIKDIKDLKNGADIAIPSDPTNLARALRLLAHAKVITLNNPDSFTVTENDIKDNPKNLKFTKVSLLNLNEAYNEKDLVFNYPTYISKLGLTPDKNGLILEKEGDLTFAISIVAREDNKDDKKITALKKALASEKIKDYINKELKPKGHATPAF, translated from the coding sequence ATGAAAAAATTACTATCATTTACTGTTAGTTTACTAGCATTAGTATTAATCTTAACAGCTTGTTCAACTAAAAATGACAGCCATAACAAAGAAGAAAAAACTACTATCAAAGTAGCTTCTCACACCTCACCGATGACGGATATGTTGGAGATGATTAAAGAAGATCTTCAAAAAGAAGGTTATAATCTTGAAATTGTTAAAGTATCCGATAATGTTCAAGCTAATGTAGCATTAAATAATAAAGAAGTAGATGCCAACTTTTTCCAACATAAACCATTTATGGAACAGTTCAATCAAAAAAACAACGCTCATCTGGTAGCAGTTCAACCAATTTATAATGCAACTGTATCTTTTTATTCAAAAAATATAAAAGACATTAAAGATTTAAAAAATGGTGCTGATATTGCTATCCCATCTGATCCTACTAATTTAGCACGTGCTTTACGTTTATTAGCACATGCAAAAGTAATTACTCTTAATAATCCCGATAGTTTCACTGTGACGGAAAATGATATTAAAGATAATCCTAAAAATCTCAAATTTACTAAAGTAAGCTTATTAAACTTAAATGAAGCATACAATGAAAAAGATTTAGTGTTTAACTATCCAACGTATATTTCTAAATTAGGATTAACTCCTGATAAAAATGGTCTTATTCTTGAAAAAGAGGGAGATTTAACATTTGCTATCTCTATCGTTGCACGTGAAGACAATAAAGATGACAAAAAAATAACTGCTCTTAAAAAGGCTCTTGCAAGTGAAAAAATAAAAGATTATATCAATAAAGAGCTTAAACCGAAAGGGCATGCCACACCGGCATTTTAA
- a CDS encoding methionine ABC transporter permease → MISLFKTNYDGISKAFWETNYMMTVSMITILIISLPLGIILFALSKDYLLKNRIIYEIVSILLNALRSVPFLIFIFILIPVNRFLFKTSFGNIAAILPLTLVGISVYTRFVEQALINVPKKIVDRAISMGATRIQIIRYFLLPATIDNLILSFTYTTISLLAYTTVMGVIGAGGLGEYAFRYGYQEYNYNLMYLIVIIFIIYVFIIQSIGYSLAKLFTNKKEK, encoded by the coding sequence ATGATTAGCTTATTTAAAACAAACTACGACGGAATATCAAAAGCGTTTTGGGAAACTAACTATATGATGACAGTTTCTATGATTACAATTTTAATTATTTCATTACCGTTAGGTATTATTCTATTTGCGCTTAGCAAAGATTATCTATTAAAAAATAGAATAATTTATGAAATTGTCAGTATTTTACTTAACGCTCTTCGCAGTGTTCCATTTTTAATATTTATATTTATTTTAATACCTGTTAACAGATTTTTATTCAAAACATCATTCGGTAATATTGCAGCTATACTACCGCTCACTCTTGTAGGTATCAGTGTTTATACACGGTTTGTTGAACAGGCATTGATTAATGTTCCGAAAAAAATCGTTGATAGAGCTATTAGTATGGGGGCTACCAGAATACAAATTATCAGATACTTTTTATTACCTGCAACAATAGATAATTTAATTTTATCTTTTACATACACTACTATTAGCTTACTGGCATATACTACCGTTATGGGAGTTATTGGTGCCGGCGGATTAGGTGAATATGCTTTTAGATACGGTTATCAAGAGTATAATTATAATCTTATGTATCTGATTGTTATTATATTCATTATTTATGTATTTATTATTCAATCAATAGGCTATAGCTTGGCAAAACTCTTTACGAATAAAAAAGAAAAATAA
- a CDS encoding ATP-binding cassette domain-containing protein, whose protein sequence is MIVQLKNVSKEYKNANFKLNNISFDVNKKEVIGIIGRNGTGKSTILKMINGIVPYDSGEILYKNISINSLDKALLRKMRKNLAYIFQHSNLIDNKTVYYHLSLIYKLNKSPVDKNKINNILEFMNIIHLKNSLCGRLSGGEQQKVAIAMALLQEPEILLCDEISSALDANSEKEIFSLLNKLRKTTDISIIMISHSLSLLKNFCDKIIIIDNSTIRDIITPNKKEHDDYNNNYYNYVKEFLLND, encoded by the coding sequence GTATCAAAAGAATACAAAAATGCTAATTTTAAGTTAAATAACATCTCCTTTGATGTTAATAAAAAAGAAGTCATCGGCATTATAGGTCGTAACGGCACCGGAAAAAGCACTATCTTAAAAATGATTAATGGGATAGTTCCTTATGACAGCGGAGAAATTTTATATAAAAATATATCAATTAATTCACTGGATAAGGCTTTATTACGTAAAATGAGAAAAAATTTGGCTTATATCTTTCAACATTCAAATCTTATTGATAATAAAACCGTTTATTATCATCTAAGTTTAATTTATAAACTTAATAAAAGCCCTGTTGATAAAAATAAAATAAATAACATTCTTGAATTTATGAATATCATTCATCTTAAAAATAGTCTTTGCGGTCGTCTTAGCGGCGGTGAACAACAGAAAGTTGCAATAGCAATGGCTCTTCTTCAAGAACCGGAAATATTACTCTGTGACGAAATTAGCTCTGCATTAGATGCGAATAGTGAAAAAGAAATTTTCTCTCTTCTTAACAAATTAAGAAAAACTACGGATATTTCTATCATAATGATTTCTCATAGTTTATCCCTTCTTAAAAACTTCTGTGACAAGATTATTATTATTGATAACTCTACTATTAGAGATATTATTACTCCTAACAAAAAAGAACATGATGACTATAATAATAATTACTATAATTACGTAAAGGAGTTTTTATTAAATGATTAG